Below is a genomic region from Phytohabitans houttuyneae.
ACCGCGGACATCGCGGTAGCTCGGCTATGTGGCGGGCGTCGCGGCCGCGAGGTCGGCGCGGACCTTGTCGGCCTCGGGGACGCCGAGTGCCTCGAAGACGGCCAGCGCCCGCTCCCACGCCGCCCGCGCCGCCTCCTGGTCGCCCAGCTCGGCGTGGGTCAGGCCCAGCTCGCTGAGGCAGAGGCCGGCGCTGCGGCGCTCGTCCACCTTTTCGGCCAGCTCCAGCGCGGTGCCCAGCCGATCGAGGGCCTGGGTGTGCTGGCCGCGCAGGCGGTACACGCGGCCGAGCTGGGTCAGGACCGTGGCCTGGCCGACCGCGATTCCCAGGTCGACGAACATCGCGTAGCTCTGTTCGTAGCACTCCTGCGCCTGCGGGTACGCGCCCTGCCGCTCGTAGACCTGTGCCAGGTTGCTCAGCACCGCGGCCTGGCTGCGCCGGTTGCCGTTGCCGCGGAAGATGCCGAGCGCCTCGCGCAGGCTCTCCACCGCGGGGCCGTGCTCGCCGAGTCCACAGTAGACTTCGCCGAGGTTGTTGAGGCTGATCGCCGCGCTGTGGCGGTCGTCCAGGTCGCGGCTGATGGCGAGGCTCCGTTCGAGGCTGGCGGCCGCCTCGGTGAGCTGGCCGAGGCTGTCGTAGACGGTGCCGAGCCCGTTCAGGCAGGCCGCCTCGCCGGGCCGGTCACCCGCGGCCGCGTAGCGGTCGAGGGCCTCGCGCAGGCGGTCGAGCGCCTTCGGGTACTCGCCGCGTACCTCGAACGCCGCACCGAGGTCGCGGCTCGCGTGCGCCTCGGCGATCGGGTCGGCGGCGCGGCGGGCGACCGTGCGGGCCACCTCGTTGACCTCGACCCAGTCGTTGAGGTAGCCGCGTATGTGGAAGAAAGCGAACATCGCGCGGGCCAGGCTGCTCGCGGCGGCGGCGGGCAGCGTGGGGGTCTGCGCGATCTGGTGTACGGCGGCGAGGAGGTTGGCCCGCTCGGACTCCAGCCAGTCGAGGGCACCGGCCACATCGGAGAACGGCGTGCCCCGCTCGGCCCACTCGCCGGCGGTCTCCGGCCGCGCGTCCGCGGGGCGCAGCAGCCGGAACGCTTCCCACGCCGTGGTCGAGTACCAGCGCAGGAGCCGCACGAGCGCGTCGGGGTCCGCTGTGGACACTGAGCGGCCGAACAGGCGGAGCAGGTCGTGCAGCCGGAAGCGGCCGGGCGCCGGGCTCGCCAGCAGCTGGCAGTCGACGAGCCGGTCGAGTATCCGCTCCGCCTCCAGCGGCGGCAGGTCGAGCAGTGCGGCGGCGGCCGGCAGGCTGAGGTCGGCCGCGTCCGGCAGCGCGATCAGCGCGAACGCCCGCGCCGCCGCCCTGTCGTCCGCCTCCGCGCCGTCGCGCAGCAGCTCGTAGCTGACCTGGAAGCTGGAGCGCACGCCCAGCTCGCCGAAGCGCAGCTCGTCCAGCCGGCGGCGGGTGTCGGAGAGGCGGTCGGCCAGCTCGCGTACCGGCCATGACGGGCGGGCGGCCAGCCGCGCTCCGGCGATCCGCAGCGCGAGAGGCAGGCAGCCGCACCAGGCGGCCACCCGCTGCGCGCCGCCCGGGTCGGCGGCCACGCGGTCCGCACCGGCGAGCCGGCTGAGCAGCAGCATCGCCTCGGCCGGCGGGAGCACGTCGAGGTGTACGTGCGCCGCGTTGTCCAAGGTGGACAGCACGGGCCGGCTCGTTACCAGCACCGCGGTGTGCGTGCCGGCGGGAAGCAGCGGGCGTACCTGCTCGGCGTCGTGCGCGTTGTCCAGCACGACGAGCAGCCGCCGCCCCGCCGCGGCCGCGCGGAACGCCGCGCTCGCCTCGTCCACTGTGGTCGCGTCGGTGTCCCGGACGCCGAGCGCGCGCAGAAACCGGCCGAGCACCTCCAGCGGCGGCAGCGGCCGCAGTCCCGCCGTGGCGCCCTGCAGGTCGACGTAGAGCTGCCCGTCCGGGAAGTGGTGCGCGAGCCGGTGCGCCAGGTAGACGGCGAGGGCCGACTTGCCCACCCCACCCGGCCCCGCGATCGCGACAAGTGGCGCGGGACGCAGCGGCGACGTCGCGAGCCGGGCGCGGGCGGCGGTGACCTCGCGGTGCCGGCCGGTGAACGCCGCGATGTCGGGTGGCAGCTGCCGTGGCGCCGGCGGGCTCCCGCTGACCGCGCCGGCTGCGCCGGGCGGGTCGAGCGCCGGGTCGGCGGTGAGGATCTGGCGCTGCAGCCGCTGCAGGGCGTGGCCGGGTTCGACGCCGAGGTCGGCCACGAGCCGGCGCCGCAGCTGGCGGAACATCTCCAGCGCGTCGGCCTGCCGCCCGGACCGGTAGAGCGCGAGCATCGCCAGCTCGTGCAGCCGCTCGCGCAGGGGCTGCTCGGCGGTGGCCGCAGCGAGTGCGGGCAGCAGCGTACCGGCGTGGTCACCGATCGAGAGCCGCGACTGCGCCCAGTGCTCCAGCACGGTGAGCCGCCGCTCGGCGAGATCGGCCAATGTGGACTCCGCGGCGGCGCCCAGCTCGAGCCCGTCCAGCGGGCGGCCGCGCCAGAGACCGAGCGCCCGCTCCCACCGGTCGGCCGCGGTGGCCAGGTCACCCCGCGCCGCGGCGCGGTGCCCCTCGCCGACGAGCCGGTCGAACAGCAGCATGTCGAGGTCGTACGGGTCGACGGCGATCTGGTAACCCGGCGGGCGGGCGATCAGCCCGGTCAGGTGGAGCGAGGTGCGCAGGTTGGAGACGTGGGTGCGCAGCGCGCCGGCGGCCGTGCGGGGCGGCTTGAGCGGCCACAGCGCCTCGGTGAGGGTGCTCACGCCGACCGGCCGGTTGGCGTGGAGCAGGAGCAGGCCGAGCAGCGTGCGGGGTTTGGTGGCGGTGAGCTGCACGGGCCGCCCCTGCGGCCCCGCGACCTCCAGCGGACCGAGAATGCGGAACGTGACCATTGCCCACCTCGCTCCGTCGCCCCCTACCCCTCGACCAGATGCACGCGCCTGGCGCCGGATGGTTCAGCGATCAACCACTTAAATTCGGTCGCCCGGACCCGGCTGGTGACGCAGACTGGCACCGTGATCGAGTCGAAAACCTTCCGCGTCCCTGTCGCTGCCGTCCTCGCCGGCACGCGACAGCAGCGTGGCGGGCTGCCGGCTGCGATCCCGCACCCACGATCATGATCGCCGCGTTTCTGGATGGCGTGATCGCCGGCTACGGCGTGGCCGTCCCGGTCGGCGCCATCGCCATTTTGATCATG
It encodes:
- a CDS encoding AfsR/SARP family transcriptional regulator, whose product is MVTFRILGPLEVAGPQGRPVQLTATKPRTLLGLLLLHANRPVGVSTLTEALWPLKPPRTAAGALRTHVSNLRTSLHLTGLIARPPGYQIAVDPYDLDMLLFDRLVGEGHRAAARGDLATAADRWERALGLWRGRPLDGLELGAAAESTLADLAERRLTVLEHWAQSRLSIGDHAGTLLPALAAATAEQPLRERLHELAMLALYRSGRQADALEMFRQLRRRLVADLGVEPGHALQRLQRQILTADPALDPPGAAGAVSGSPPAPRQLPPDIAAFTGRHREVTAARARLATSPLRPAPLVAIAGPGGVGKSALAVYLAHRLAHHFPDGQLYVDLQGATAGLRPLPPLEVLGRFLRALGVRDTDATTVDEASAAFRAAAAGRRLLVVLDNAHDAEQVRPLLPAGTHTAVLVTSRPVLSTLDNAAHVHLDVLPPAEAMLLLSRLAGADRVAADPGGAQRVAAWCGCLPLALRIAGARLAARPSWPVRELADRLSDTRRRLDELRFGELGVRSSFQVSYELLRDGAEADDRAAARAFALIALPDAADLSLPAAAALLDLPPLEAERILDRLVDCQLLASPAPGRFRLHDLLRLFGRSVSTADPDALVRLLRWYSTTAWEAFRLLRPADARPETAGEWAERGTPFSDVAGALDWLESERANLLAAVHQIAQTPTLPAAAASSLARAMFAFFHIRGYLNDWVEVNEVARTVARRAADPIAEAHASRDLGAAFEVRGEYPKALDRLREALDRYAAAGDRPGEAACLNGLGTVYDSLGQLTEAAASLERSLAISRDLDDRHSAAISLNNLGEVYCGLGEHGPAVESLREALGIFRGNGNRRSQAAVLSNLAQVYERQGAYPQAQECYEQSYAMFVDLGIAVGQATVLTQLGRVYRLRGQHTQALDRLGTALELAEKVDERRSAGLCLSELGLTHAELGDQEAARAAWERALAVFEALGVPEADKVRADLAAATPAT